One genomic window of Salvia miltiorrhiza cultivar Shanhuang (shh) chromosome 4, IMPLAD_Smil_shh, whole genome shotgun sequence includes the following:
- the LOC131023111 gene encoding protein FAR1-RELATED SEQUENCE 5-like, whose translation MDFNLNEYPSNDVGDEDEVLSRKEAFVDENNVENRNEDCDDNSDVGDGDKDQSLEEVEENVEDEQHDEHDCANFVDLLNRIDVLEMVLEVGKSVNDPEEAHILYCEYARLKGFSVTRDNKGYFNHTKICSFQTFLCCCHGKSETKTSLDRGMATYKKQDRKTMCKAKLRVSRRRNQPWKVSSWYREHNHELFPSDQSYLLRSARSLSKCKKLLIEAMNSAGIGISRACAFIEKESGWPQNCGFTRKDAYNHINGIKMKTKVENCDATSLIQYFSKMSNSEAFFYFDFQVDDEGRLMNFFFRDSRSNLDYDYFGDVLSVDSTYRTNRYKLVCVPFVGVNHHLKNVMFGIGFLSDETTRSYEWLLSTFLKSMHSKQPDIIFTDQCQSLMNAIDSVFPSASHRLCQWHINQNAPSHFGKLNGNSFLKKAWFHCMNGCDTEDEFEVTWMCMIDEYGLDENRWFTTMYG comes from the coding sequence atggattttaatttgaatgagtATCCATCTAATGATGTTGGCGATGAAGATGAAGTATTGTCAAGGAAGGAAGCATTTGTTGATGAAAATAATGTTGAAAATAGAAATGAAGATTGTGATGATAATTCAGATGTTGGAGACGGAGATAAGGATCAAAGCCTTGAAgaagttgaggaaaatgttgaAGATGAGCAACATGATGAGCATGATTGTGCCAATTTTGTCGATCTACTTAATAGGATTGATGTACTTGAGATGGTATTAGAGGTTGGAAAATCTGTGAATGATCCCGAAGAAGCTCATATTTTATATTGCGAGTATGCAAGACTGAAGGGGTTTAGTGTGACAAGAGATAACAAAGGTTACTTTAATCATACTAAAATATGTAGTTTCCAAACATTTCTTTGCTGTTGCCATGGTAAGAGTGAAACGAAGACATCATTGGATAGAGGGATGGCTACTTACAAGAAGCAAGATCGAAAGACCATGTGTAAGGCAAAGCTAAGGGTGTCACGCAGACGTAATCAGCCATGGAAAGTGAGTTCTTGGTACAGAGAGCACAATCATGAATTATTCCCCTCTGACCAGTCGTATTTGTTACGCTCAGCCCGTTCTTTGTCTAAATGTAAGAAACTTTTGATAGAAGCAATGAATTCAGCAGGCATTGGCATCTCTCGGGCGTGTGCATTCATTGAGAAGGAGTCAGGCTGGCCACAAAATTGTGGTTTTACACGGAAGGATGCTTATAATCACATTAATGGCATAAAGATGAAGACAAAAGTGGAAAACTGTGATGCGACTAGCCTTATTCAATATTTCAGTAAGATGTCGAATAGTGAGGCATTCTTTTATTTTGACTTTCAAGTAGATGATGAAGGGCGACTTATGAATTTTTTCTTCAGAGACTCTCGCAGCAATTTGGACTACGATTATTTCGGAGATGTGTTGTCTGTAGATAGTACGTATCGGACCAACAGATACAAGCTTGTTTGTGTTCCTTTTGTTGGTGTGAACCATCATTTGAAGAATGTTATGTTTGGAATTGGTTTCCTATCTGATGAAACCACCCGATCTTACGAATGGTTACTTTCCACTTTCTTGAAGTCTATGCATTCGAAACAACCGGACATAATTTTTACGGATCAATGCCAATCGCTTATGAATGCAATTGATTCCGTATTCCCGAGCGCTAGTCATCGTCTATGTCAGTGGCATATCAACCAAAACGCGCCATCGCATTTTGGGAAGTTGAATGGGAATTCATTCTTAAAAAAAGCTTGGTTTCATTGTATGAATGGATGTGACACTGAGGATGAATTTGAAGTAACGTGGATGTGTATGATTGATGAATACGGGCTTGACGAGAATAGATGGTTTACTACCATGTACGGGTAG
- the LOC131023701 gene encoding uncharacterized protein LOC131023701 gives MCQHKHRPKTMKKMKRKWEGGNDGNPGKMKQPWRGTQQQQGHTEGKPLCPTCQKNHYGECKIGSNHCFRCKQPGHFARDCPNNNGNMRIPQPQNLAPHRPNQVPIGNERPNQRQPARARAYALNQQQAAQAPEDLEG, from the exons ATGTGTCAGCACAAGCACCGACCCAAAactatgaaaaaaatgaaacgtaAATGGGAAGGCGGAAATGATGGGAACCCAGGAAAAATGAAGCAACCATGGAGAGGAACTCAGCAGCAACAAGGACATACTGAAGGAAAGCCTTTATGCCCAACATGTCAGAAAAATCACTATGGTGAATGTAAGATAGGCTCCAACCACTGCTTTAGGTGCAAGCAACCAGGGCATTTCGCCAGAGACTGCCCAAATAATAACGGGAACATGAGAATTCCACAACCTCAGAACCTTGCCCCTCATAGACCAAATCAAGTACCAATTGGTAATGAACGACCAAATCAGAGACAACCTGCACGTGCTAGGGCTTATGCTCTTAACCAGCAGCAAGCGGCTCAAGCACCTGAAGATTTAGAAG gttga